A single genomic interval of Ramlibacter sp. harbors:
- the xdhA gene encoding xanthine dehydrogenase small subunit, giving the protein MDTKTIRFIRRGEQVCLTNVPPERTLLEVLREDLHCTGTKEGCGEGDCGACTVVIGEMRPAPPGQAGGGRIGYKAINSCIRLAHSIDGMALWTVEDIAAADGTLHPAQQAMVQCHGSQCGFCTPGFVMSLFGTYQNHVARGEPVTRALAQEELSGNLCRCTGYRPILDAAQQMASLPPVPVDEAALLQKLEQIKAAHPGLQPDSAYKLPQNLAQLLAARAAHPQAQLVAGCTDVGLWVTKQHRQFAQVLDVTQVKELRRVERYPHHIAIGAAVTLSEAFAALVADRPQLKTFANRFAGLPVRNSGTLGGNVANGSPIGDSMPLLIALGANVVLMSVRGHRELPLEKLYTGYRQNVMAPDEVLAWIKVPKPAPGEKLKAYKISKRYDDDISAVCLVVNLSLAGDTVQTVSIGAGGVAATPVRAVQAEAALRGQPWTLATVQAATAALRAEFRPISDMRASAGYRSEVLGNLMQRFWLESQGLRQINLESFQLEGEAA; this is encoded by the coding sequence ATGGACACCAAGACGATTCGATTCATCCGGCGCGGCGAGCAAGTGTGCCTGACCAATGTACCACCCGAGCGCACGCTGCTGGAAGTGCTGCGCGAGGACCTGCACTGCACCGGCACCAAGGAAGGCTGCGGCGAGGGCGACTGCGGCGCCTGCACCGTGGTCATTGGAGAAATGAGGCCCGCGCCACCGGGCCAGGCCGGTGGCGGGCGCATCGGCTACAAGGCCATCAACAGCTGCATCCGGCTGGCGCATTCGATCGACGGCATGGCACTGTGGACCGTGGAAGACATTGCCGCGGCCGACGGCACCCTGCACCCCGCGCAGCAAGCCATGGTGCAGTGCCACGGCAGCCAGTGCGGCTTTTGCACGCCGGGGTTTGTGATGAGCCTGTTTGGCACCTACCAGAACCATGTGGCGCGGGGCGAGCCCGTGACGCGTGCGCTGGCGCAGGAAGAACTCTCGGGCAACCTGTGCCGCTGCACCGGCTACCGGCCCATTCTGGACGCCGCGCAGCAGATGGCCAGCCTGCCGCCCGTGCCCGTGGACGAAGCCGCTTTGCTACAAAAACTGGAGCAGATCAAGGCCGCCCATCCTGGACTCCAGCCCGATTCGGCTTACAAACTGCCGCAAAACCTGGCCCAGCTGCTGGCGGCGCGCGCCGCCCACCCCCAAGCCCAGCTGGTGGCCGGCTGCACCGACGTGGGCCTGTGGGTCACCAAGCAGCACCGGCAGTTCGCCCAGGTGCTGGACGTGACCCAGGTGAAGGAGCTGCGCCGCGTGGAGCGCTACCCCCACCACATCGCCATCGGCGCGGCGGTGACGCTGAGTGAGGCCTTTGCCGCGCTGGTGGCCGACCGGCCGCAGCTCAAGACCTTTGCCAACCGCTTTGCCGGGCTGCCGGTGCGCAACTCCGGTACGCTGGGCGGCAACGTGGCCAACGGCTCGCCGATTGGCGACAGCATGCCGCTGCTGATTGCGCTGGGCGCCAACGTGGTGCTGATGAGCGTGCGCGGCCACCGCGAACTGCCACTGGAAAAGCTCTACACCGGCTACCGCCAGAACGTGATGGCTCCGGACGAGGTGCTGGCCTGGATCAAGGTGCCAAAGCCCGCGCCGGGCGAGAAGCTCAAGGCCTACAAGATTTCCAAGCGCTATGACGACGACATCTCGGCCGTGTGCCTGGTGGTCAACCTGAGCCTGGCCGGCGACACCGTGCAAACGGTGTCCATCGGCGCCGGCGGCGTGGCCGCCACGCCGGTGCGCGCGGTGCAGGCCGAAGCCGCGCTGCGCGGCCAGCCCTGGACGCTGGCCACCGTGCAGGCCGCCACCGCCGCGCTGCGCGCCGAGTTCCGGCCCATCAGCGACATGCGCGCCAGTGCCGGCTACCGCAGCGAGGTGCTGGGCAACCTGATGCAGCGCTTCTGGCTTGAAAGCCAGGGCCTGCGGCAGATCAACCTGGAGTCGTTCCAGCTCGAGGGAGAGGCCGCATGA